The Nevskiales bacterium genome window below encodes:
- a CDS encoding AraC family transcriptional regulator has protein sequence MNQRGASPPGPTQAYVWDGVLLFAPGHIVNTRHAHFAATLLISVDAPFALTLDNAGRRHYEAALLAPNVQRELDSEGYRLVDLLIDPDDPAYRHLHPLLTAQPVVPLPGSVFAAQRPRFAQLFAGRLNCAAARRLVDELLQALCPQPLPALPWDARVQQATRYMRARIPEALPSIPEVAAQVGLSESRFMHLFRAQLGLPVRQYLLWLRIRHAMRLWAQGRPLAEIALGAGFYDQAHLARTVRRMTDYAPSMLTDPGILRHDCTGCG, from the coding sequence ATGAACCAGCGCGGCGCCAGCCCACCGGGACCCACGCAGGCCTATGTCTGGGACGGCGTGCTGCTGTTTGCCCCGGGCCATATCGTCAATACCCGCCATGCCCATTTCGCCGCCACGCTCCTGATCAGCGTGGATGCGCCCTTCGCCCTGACGCTCGATAACGCCGGCCGCCGGCATTACGAGGCCGCGCTGCTCGCGCCCAACGTCCAGCGCGAACTCGACTCGGAAGGCTATCGCTTGGTGGACCTGCTCATCGACCCCGACGACCCCGCCTACCGCCATCTGCACCCGCTGCTGACCGCGCAGCCCGTGGTGCCGCTGCCGGGGTCCGTGTTCGCGGCCCAGCGCCCGCGCTTCGCCCAGCTGTTCGCGGGGCGGCTGAACTGCGCCGCCGCCCGGCGTTTGGTGGACGAGCTGCTGCAGGCACTCTGTCCCCAGCCGCTGCCGGCGCTGCCCTGGGACGCGCGCGTGCAGCAGGCCACGCGCTACATGCGCGCACGCATCCCCGAGGCGTTGCCCAGCATTCCCGAGGTGGCGGCGCAGGTCGGCCTGTCCGAGTCGCGCTTCATGCACTTGTTCCGCGCACAGCTCGGCCTGCCGGTGCGTCAATACCTGTTATGGCTGCGTATCCGTCACGCCATGCGCCTGTGGGCGCAGGGCCGCCCGCTGGCCGAGATCGCCCTCGGTGCCGGCTTTTACGACCAGGCGCACCTCGCGCGCACCGTGCGCCGCATGACCGACTACGCACCCTCCATGCTCACCGATCCCGGCATCCTGCGGCACGATTGCACGGGCTGCGGCTGA